A window from Citrus sinensis cultivar Valencia sweet orange chromosome 5, DVS_A1.0, whole genome shotgun sequence encodes these proteins:
- the LOC102611961 gene encoding protein FAR1-RELATED SEQUENCE 5, which yields MEFEPLDIENGVIEFDEMRNSNGEDDSERPSDYYDHVLPDNSRNFETLNGDPNLEPFEGMEFDSEQAARIFYNSYARRIGFSTRVSVYQRSRRDGSIICRQIVCSREGFRRGSSENRSKRQRTITRVGCKAQMTVKKQGSGKWAVSKLIKEHNHELVPPDKVHCLRSHRHVSGPARSLIDTLQAAGMGPSGVMSVLIKESGGVNNVGFTKVDCQNYMSSSRQRTLGSGGQVVIDNLKQMQAEDPSFFCAFQGDFENTTGNIFWADANSRMNYSYFGDTVTFDTTYRMNRYRIPFAPFTGLNHHGQPVLFGCALLLNESEASFIWLFEAWLAAMSGRSPNSITTDQDRIIRAAVAQVFPGTRHRFCKWNVFREAQERLSDVYQSHPHFEAEFQRCINMTETVDEFESCWESLIRRYNLVGNEWLQSMYNVRQQWVPVYLRDTFFGEMSMTQASDNINSYFDGYINASTNIQALIKQYEKAIASRHEKEVKADYDTVNTEPVLKTPSPMEKQVANLYTRKIFMKFQEELVETLAYPATIVNDTGSEIIYRVAKFGEEQKAHFVRYNIFEKKASCSCQLFEFSGIICRHILAVFRVTNILTLPSHYILKRWTRNAKSGVLLNGHVLGLASSRQESSAARYDNLCREVIKYVEEGAESAHIYNMAMDVLREAAKKVAAAKKYGPGVTQNSLFSGCQQHHSCSVDQDKKIQELTVELENASQRCEAYRTKLLAVLKDMEEEKTKMLVKVENVRLDLKG from the exons ATGGAATTTGAACCACTTGATATTGAAAATGGGgtaattgaatttgatgaaatGCGTAATTCGAATGGTGAAGATGATTCAGAACGCCCTTCTGATTACTATGATCATGTACTCCCAGATAATtctagaaattttgaaactttaaatggtGACCCTAATCTTGAACCCTTTGAGGGTATGGAATTTGATTCTGAACAAGCTGCCcgtattttctataattcctaTGCTCGCCGTATTGGTTTTAGTACCCGTGTTAGTGTTTACCAGCGGTCTAGGCGTGATGGATCTATTATTTGCCGCCAAATTGTTTGTTCACGGGAAGGGTTTCGTCGTGGGAGCAGTGAAAATAGGTCTAAGAGACAACGCACCATTACTAGAGTTGGGTGTAAGGCTCAGATGACGGTAAAGAAACAGGGTTCTGGGAAATGGGCAGTGTCGAAACTTATTAAAGAGCATAATCATGAGCTTGTGCCACCTGATAAAGTGCATTGTCTTAGATCACATAGACATGTATCTGGTCCTGCTCGGAGTTTGATTGATACACTTCAAGCAGCTGGGATGGGACCGAGTGGGGTTATGTCTGTGTTGATTAAGGAGTCAGGTGGAGTTAATAATGTTGGTTTTACAAAAGTTGATTGTCAAAATTATATGAGCAGTAGTAGGCAGAGGACCCTAGGAAGTGGAGGTCAGGTTGTTATTGACAACTTAAAACAAATGCAGGCTGAAGATCCCAGTTTCTTTTGTGCCTTCCAAGGTGATTTTGAGAACACGACAGGAAATATCTTTTGGGCTGATGCAAATTCACGAATGAATTATAGTTACTTTGGGGACACTGTTACCTTCGATACAACATATAGGATGAATCGTTATCGGATTCCATTTGCCCCTTTTACTGGATTGAACCACCACGGACAGCCTGTATTGTTTGGATGTGCATTGCTCCTTAATGAGTCTGAGGCCTCATTTATTTGGCTTTTTGAGGCTTGGCTTGCTGCAATGTCAGGACGCTCCCCTAATTCAATTACAACTGACCAGGATAGAATTATACGGGCTGCTGTTGCACAAGTTTTTCCAGGAACCCGACATCGTTTTTGTAAGTGGAATGTGTTTAGGGAAGCCCAAGAGAGATTGTCTGATGTTTATCAGTCTCACCCGCATTTTGAAGCAGAGTTCCAAAGGTGCATCAACATGACAGAAACAGTTGATGAATTTGAATCATGCTGGGAATCTCTTATCCGAAGATATAACCTTGTGGGTAATGAATGGCTCCAATCAATGTATAATGTTCGTCAACAGTGGGTGCCAGTCTATCTACGGGATACATTCTTTGGGGAGATGTCCATGACTCAAGCAAGTGATAATATAAACTCATACTTTGATGGGTATATAAATGCATCAACAAATATTCAGGCCCTCATTAAGCAGTATGAGAAAGCAATAGCCTCTCGGCATGAAAAGGAAGTAAAAGCTGATTATGATACAGTAAATACGGAGCCTGTTTTGAAGACACCTTCTCCTATGGAAAAACAAGTGGCAAACCTTTATACTAGGAAGATATTTATGAAGTTTCAGGAGGAATTAGTGGAAACTCTTGCCTATCCTGCAACTATAGTTAATGATACAGGCTCAGAGATTATCTACCGGGTGGCAAAATTTGGGgaagaacaaaaagcacaTTTTGTTaggtataatatttttgaaaagaaagctaGCTGCAGCTGCCAACTGTTTGAATTTTCAGGAATAATTTGTAGGCACATTTTGGCAGTTTTTAGAGTAACAAATATTCTTACTCTGCCATCTCATTATATCCTGAAACGATGGACAAGAAATGCCAAAAGTGGGGTTCTATTGAATGGTCACGTTCTTGGGTTGGCAAGTAGTCGTCAGGAGTCGTCCGCTGCTCGCTATGACAATCTATGCCGGGAAGTCATCAAATATGTAGAAGAAGGGGCAGAATCAGCACATATTTATAACATGGCAATGGACGTGCTTCGTGAGGCTGCAAAAAAGGTTGCTGCTGCAAAGAAGTATGGTCCTGGGGTCACACAGAATTCACTGTTTAGTGGATGCCAACAGCATCACTCTTGCTCTGTG GACCAGGACAAGAAAATACAGGAATTGACTGTTGAGTTGGAAAATGCAAGTCAGCGATGTGAAGCATATCGGACCAAACTGCTGGCTGTTTTGAAAGATATGGAAGAAGAGAAGACAAAGATGTTGGTGAAGGTTGAGAATGTGAGGCTCGATCTAAAAGGTTGA
- the LOC102611664 gene encoding cyclin-dependent kinase B2-2 produces the protein MVMDAFEKLEKVGEGTYGKVYRAREKATGKIVALKKTRLHEDDEGVPPTTLREVSILRMLSRDPHVVRLMDVKQGQNKEGRTVLYLVFEYMDTDLKKYIRSFRQTGENIPVNTVKSLMYQLCKGVAFCHGHGILHRDLKPHNLLMDRKTMTLKIADLGLARAFTLPIKKYTHEILTLWYRAPEVLLGSTHYSTAVDMWSVACIFAELVTKTALFPGDSELQQLLHIFRLLGTPNEKVWPGVSSLMNWHEYPQWNPQSLATAVPNLDKDGLDLLEQMLQYDPSKRISAKKAMEHPYFDDLDKTRL, from the exons ATGGTGATGGACGCATTTGAGAAGCTAGAGAAAGTAGGAGAAGGGACGTACGGGAAAGTATACAGAGCAAGAGAGAAGGCAACTGGGAAGATCGTTGCTCTCAAGAAGACTCGTCTCCACGAGGACGATGAAGGCGTACCCCCAACCACTCTCCGGGAGGTCTCCATCTTGCGCATGCTCTCTCGCGATCCCCATGTTGTTAG gtTGATGGATGTCAAACAAGGCCAGAACAAGGAAGGCAGGACGGTGCTCTACCTTGTTTTTGAGTACATGGACACTGATCTGAAGAAGTACATCCGAAGCTTCCGCCAAACTGGAGAGAACATTCCTGTTAACACTGTCAAG AGCTTAATGTACCAACTTTGCAAGGGTGTTGCTTTCTGCCATGGACATGGAATCCTTCATAG GGACCTTAAGCCTCACAATCTGTTGATGGACCGAAAGACTATGACACTTAAGATAGCAGATCTTGGTTTAGCTCGAGCATTTACTCTtccaattaagaaatataCTCATGAG ATATTGACCCTCTGGTATAGGGCTCCGGAAGTCCTTTTGGGGTCCACCCATTACTCAACTGCAGTTGATATGTGGTCTGTTGCCTGTATATTTG CGGAACTGGTTACAAAGACAGCACTTTTCCCTGGAGATTCTGAACTCCAACAGCTTCTGCATATTTTCAG GTTATTAGGCACTCCCAATGAGAAAGTCTGGCCTGGAGTTAGCAGTTTAATGAACTGGCATGAGTACCCGCAATGGAACCCTCAAAGTCTAGCAACAGCTGTTCCAAATTTGGACAAGGATGGCCTGGATCTGCTTGAG CAAATGTTGCAATATGACCCCTCCAAGAGAATCTCAGCAAAGAAAGCTATGGAACACCCATACTTTGATGATCTGGACAAGACAAGACTCTGA
- the LOC102610565 gene encoding AT-hook motif nuclear-localized protein 27 produces the protein MMGGYEQRQGGGRYFYQLLMRPELHLQRPIASTTDSPQNIIQTQPQPCSNNSDSEDDDNSSSSSKLGKARDDLDAAAAASSSNRRPRGRPPGSKNKPKPPIVVTRDSPNALRSHVLEVSGGADIVESMRNYASRRGRGVCVLSGSGTASNVTLRQPAGSVLTLHGRFEILSLSGTVLPPPAPPGAGGLSIFLSGGQGQVVGGTVVGPLVASGPVILIAASFANAVFERLPLPLDDNHPQQQQRQQEEEEEGGGGGVHQVQPSANSQSSGVTGGGHQHQLTEGRGASGASFFNMGTTGTAGNVGNYPFSGDLFGWPATTASAATARPPF, from the coding sequence ATGATGGGTGGATACGAACAAAGGCAAGGCGGAGGTCGTTACTTTTATCAACTCCTGATGAGACCTGAACTGCATCTTCAAAGACCAATTGCAAGTACAACTGATTCacctcaaaatataatacaaacgCAACCGCAACCCTGCTCTAATAATTCGGATTCCGAAGATGATgacaacagcagcagcagcagcaaactGGGTAAAGCTCGTGATGATTTAGATGCAGCGGCAGCAGCTTCTTCTTCAAATCGGAGGCCGCGCGGCCGCCCTCCGGGTTCAAAGAACAAACCAAAACCACCCATTGTAGTGACGCGTGACAGCCCAAACGCTCTGCGATCGCATGTGCTAGAAGTGTCAGGGGGAGCTGATATTGTGGAGAGCATGAGAAATTATGCTAGTAGAAGAGGGAGAGGTGTTTGTGTACTCAGTGGAAGTGGTACTGCTTCTAATGTTACGTTGAGGCAACCTGCTGGGAGTGTGCTCACCTTGCACGGTAGGTTTGAGATTCTTTCCCTCTCTGGGACTGTGCTTCCGCCGCCCGCACCACCCGGTGCCGGTGGATTGTCTATTTTTCTGTCAGGAGGGCAAGGCCAGGTGGTTGGAGGGACTGTGGTGGGGCCTTTAGTGGCATCTGGCCCTGTTATTTTGATAGCTGCTTCATTTGCTAACGCTGTTTTTGAGAGGTTGCCCTTGCCCTTAGATGATAATCATCCTCAGCAGCAGCAGCGGCAgcaggaggaggaggaggagggtggtggtggtggtgttcATCAAGTTCAGCCCTCCGCTAATTCACAATCGTCCGGTGTGACCGGAGGAGGCCATCAGCATCAGCTCACTGAAGGCCGTGGTGCCAGTGGCGCCTCTTTCTTTAATATGGGTACTACTGGTACTGCTGGAAATGTGGGAAATTATCCATTTTCAGGTGATTTGTTCGGATGGCCAGCTACTACTGCAAGTGCTGCCACTGCCAGGCCACCATTttga
- the LOC102611371 gene encoding protein PIN-LIKES 3-like, with protein MGALDLFIASSIPVLKVLLITALGSYLALDHVNILGEDARKHINNLVFYVFNPALVASNLANTITYESMLKLWFMPFNVLITFLVGSILGWIVVQFTRPPSHLRGLIVGCCAAGNLGNMPLIIIPAVCKEKGSPFGSPDTCQTYGLAYASLSMAVGAIYLWSYVYNIVRASSTGISRESRTIDEPFSKSVADGSISGTGSCSEPLLSSKEFLTPADQLALPCTISEVKGSYSMKQQVKLFFAKINLKSMFAPSTIGALAGFIIGLVPLFRKSMIGDSAPLRVIQDSASLIGDGAIPTVTLVVGGNLLRGLRGSGIQKSIVFGIVVARYVALPLVGIVIVKGAVRFGFVCSDDLLYQFILLLQFAMPPAMNIGTITQLFGAGESECSVIMLWTYALASVSITLWSTFFLWLVS; from the exons ATGGGAGCTTTGGATCTTTTCATTGCTTCATCGATTCCAGTCTTGAAAGTGCTCCTGATAACCGCTCTTGGCTCGTATCTGGCTCTGGATCATGTCAATATTTTAGGTGAAGATGCCCGGAAGCATATTAATAAT CTAGTGTTCTACGTATTCAACCCGGCCCTTGTGGCCTCCAACCTTGCCAATACAATTACATATGAGAGCATGCTCAAGTT ATGGTTCATGCCGTTCAATGTCCTCATCACATTTCTCGTTGGTTCAATACTGGGATGGATAGTTGTCCAATTTACAAGACCTCCCTCACATCTCCGAGGGCTTATTGTGGGTTGCTGTGCTGCAG GAAACTTGGGGAACATGCCTCTTATTATTATCCCGGCAGTttgtaaagaaaaaggaagccCCTTTGGATCTCCTGATACCTGCCAAACATATGGATTGGCTTATGCTTCTCTTTCCATGGCG GTTGGAGCAATCTATTTGTGGTCTTATGTTTACAATATTGTGAGAGCATCTTCAACTGGAATCAGTAGAGAATCTAGAACAATTGACGAACCTTTCAGTAAGTCTGTGGCAGATGGCTCCATCTCAGGGACGGGGAGTTGCAGCGAACCGTTACTTTCTTCCAAAGAGTTCTTGACACCTGCAGATCAACTTGCATTGCCTTGCACTATATCTGAG GTGAAAGGTTCATATAGTATGAAGCAGCAAGTGAAGTTGTTTTTCGCGAAGATTAATCTGAAGTCTATGTTTGCCCCTTCGACTATTGGAGCG CTTGCTGGATTTATAATTGGACTTGTCCCTCTGTTCCGAAAGTCAATGATTGGTGATAGTGCTCCTCTTCGTGTGATTCAAGATTCTGCTTCTTTAATAGG AGATGGAGCCATTCCAACCGTCACATTGGTTGTTGGAGGAAACCTCCTCAGAG GTCTGCGAGGTTCAGGAATTCAGAAAAGTATTGTTTTTGGCATTGTCGTTGCCCGTTATGTTGCTCTGCCTCTGGTTGGCATTGTCATTGTGAAAGGGGCAGTCCGGTTTGGTTTCGTGTGTTCAGATGATCTTCTCtatcaattcattcttctgCTTCAATTTGCAATGCCGCCTGCCATGAACATAG GTACCATCACTCAATTGTTTGGAGCTGGTGAAAGTGAATGTTCCGTCATCATGCTATGGACTTACGCCTTGGCCTCAGTTTCAATTACTTTGTGGTCCACATTCTTTTTGTGGCTTGTGTCTTGA
- the LOC102610873 gene encoding AT-rich interactive domain-containing protein 6 — MGDTEMVDQDSLHISEANLVEASAQQQQASQQPSENGQSSCRETAEDKPETLPSVDEVFPEKSDAEATAGVNTKSGGGGAGTDELPESTSKTNGDDTHVENEPKTNTSVTPIPHGESSTSKAEDESVRKSKNWLNDIEMGEADEGTPEEQAEFMKEIESFYRENALEFKPPKFYGEPLNCLKLWRAVVRLGGYEVVTASKLWRQVGESFHPPKTCTTVSWTFRIFYEKALLEYEKHKRLSGELQLPASSFPQPTNAGKEASGYQTPGSSRARRDAAARAMQGWHAQRLLGHGEVAEPIIKDKSLPSPARREKQLKNIGLPKNRTLDSAEKAALTEADKQIITEIVDVGPPADWVKINVREAKDCYEVYALVPGLLREEVRVQSDPAGRLVITGEPEQVDNPWGITPFKKVVILPSRIDPLQTSAVVSLHGRLYGLKLGERQIYEGRDWNYVALLIQ; from the exons ATGGGAGACACTGAAATGGTGGACCAAGATTCACTGCATATTTCAGAAGCTAATCTTGTTGAAGCAAGTGCTCAACAGCAACAAGCTTCTCAGCAACCTAGTGAAAATGGGCAGTCATCATGTCGGGAGACAGCTGAGGATAAGCCTGAGACATTGCCTAGTGTTGATGAAGTGTTTCCTGAAAAGTCTGATGCTGAAGCCACCGCCGGTGTGAATACAAAatctggtggtggtggtgctgGTACTGATGAGCTGCCAGAGAGTACAAGTAAGACCAATGGTGATGACACCCATGTTGAGAATGAGCCCAAAACTAATACCTCTGTAACTCCCATCCCACACGGGGAGTCTTCGACGTCTAAAGCTGAGGATGAGAGTGTGAGGAAATCAAAGAATTGGTTGAATGATATTGAG ATGGGAGAGGCTGATGAAGGGACGCCAGAGGAGCAAGCAGAGTTCATGAAGGAGATTGAAAGTTTCTATAGGGAGAATGCCCTGGAATTTAAACCACCGAAGTTTTATGGAGAACCATTAAACTGCCTTAA GTTATGGAGGGCTGTTGTTAGATTGGGTGGCTATGAAGTG GTGACTGCTTCAAAGTTATGGCGGCAAGTAGGAGAGTCATTTCACCCCCCAAA GACCTGCACCACTGTATCTTGGACTTTCCGCATTTTCTATGAAAAG GCACTGTTGGAATATGAAAAGCATAAGAGGCTAAGTGGCGAGCTTCAGCTCCCTGCTTCGTCTTTCCCTCAGCCTACGAATGCTGGAAAGGAG GCAAGTGGCTATCAAACTCCAGGATCCAGTAGAGCACGTAGGGATGCTGCAGCTCGTGCTATGCAGGGTTGGCATGCTCAGCGTCTTCTTGGACATGGTGAAGTTGCTGAGCCTATTATCAAG GACAAGAGCTTACCTTCTCCTGCTAGGCGTGAGAAACAGCTTAAGAACATTG GTCTGCCTAAAAACAGGACATTGGATAGTGCTGAGAAAGCTGCACTGACTGAAGCAGATAAACA AATCATTACGGAAATTGTTGATGTCGGACCTCCTGCTGATTGGGTGAAGATTAATGTGCGGGAAGCG AAAGATTGCTATGAGGTGTATGCTCTGGTGCCAGGGCTTCTCCGTGAGGAG GTGCGAGTTCAATCAGATCCTGCTGGACGTTTGGTTATAACAGGCGAACCAGAGCAAGTTGACAACCCGTGGGGTATCACACCATTTAAAAAG GTTGTGATCTTACCCTCAAGAATTGATCCTCTTCAGACATCTGCGGTTGTTAGTCTACATGGTCGACTCTAT GGACTTAAGCTTGGGGAGAGACAAATATATGAAGGTCGGGATTGGAATTATGTAGCCCTGTTGATTCAATAA